In Pseudomonas sp. P5_109, the genomic window CTCGCCGACAACATCCGCCGTGGCGATGAAAACTACCTGGCACTGCTCGACAAGGCCGACGCCTATATCGAACGCAACGGCCTCGACCTGCCGCTGGAACCGGAAGCGCGCGCCATGCTGGCCGATCCGGACTGCGTGACGAATCCAGTCCTTGAGCTGGACCTGTTCAAGGCCGGCGTGACCACGATCATCTGGGCCACCGGTTACTCCACCGATTACAGCTGGCTGAAGGTCGACGCCTTCAAGGACAACGGCAAGCCGCAGCACCAGCGCGGCGTGTCGGCCGAGCCGGGCGTGTATTTCGTCGGGTTGCCGTGGCAGTCCCGTCGTGGCTCCGCGTTCATCTGGGGCGTTTGGCACGACGCCAAGCACATTGCCGATCACATCGTTAAACAGCACACCTATTTCAACTATCGGGATGCGACCCAGCGTCAAGCCGACGCCGCCCGCGCACCTCTTCAGAAAGCCAGCCTCATGGGAGTTCGTTGATGCCTACTCATACCCGCATCCGCATGTTCAACACCAAAGACACCTACCCGAACCAGACGCTCGACAACGACCTGTGCCAGGCCGTGCGCGCCGGCAACACCGTGTATGTGCGTGGTCAGGTCGGTACCGATTTCAACGGTCAACTGGTGGGCCTCGGTGATCCGCGCGCCCAGGCCGAACAGGCCATGCGCAACGTCAAGCAATTGCTCGAAGAGGCGGGCAGCGACATGAGCCACATCGTCAAGACCACCACTTACCTGATCGACCCGCGCTACCGCGAGCCGGTGTACCAGGAAGTCGGCAAGTGGCTCAAGGGCGTGTTCCCGATTTCCACTGGCCTTGTGGTCAGCGCCCTCGGCCAGCCGCAGTGGCTGATGGAAATCGACGTGATTGCCGTTATCCCCGAATAAGGAATTCGCCATGACTTTTTCCATCGTGGGTCGCTGCGCCGAGACCGGCCAGTTGGGCATTGCCATCAGTTCTTCGAGCATTGCCGTCGGTGCGCGCTGCCCGTGGCTGCGTGCCGGTGTCGGCGCGGTGTCGAGCCAGAACATCACGCTGCCGGCCCTTGGCCCGCAGATCCTCGATGAACTGGCCAACGGCTCGGCGCCGCCCCAGGCGCTGGACCACTCTTTGACCCGCAACGGCTACAGCCAGTATCGCCAGGTCGCGGTGGTCGATGCCCAGGGGCGCACGGCGGTGTTCAGCGGCAACCATGCGCTGGGAATCAACAATGCCGTGGCCGGTGACCAATGCGTGGCGGCCGGCAACCTGCTGGCCAACAGTGGGGTGATCGAGGCGATGGTCGCGGCGTTCGAAAACAGCGAAGGCTGCCTCGCCACCCGACTGATGAACGCCTTGCAGGCCGGGCAGGATGCCGGCGGCGAAGCGGGCGCGGTGCACTCGGCGGCGCTGTCGGTGGTCGGTGACCTGACCTGGCCGATTGTCGACCTGCGGGTGGATTGGGCCGATGAAAACCCGATTGGCGAGCTGGGCAAACTGTGGACGGCCTACGAGCCGCAACTTCAGGATTATCTGACCCGCGCCCTCAATCCGACCCTGGCCCCCGCGTATGGAGTGCCCGGCGATGAGTGAGTTGCGCAGCCGCGCCATGCTCGCGCGGTTGATCGGGTTCGCCACGGTCAGCCGCGACTCGAACCTTGAGTTGATCGAGTTCGTGCGCGACTACCTGCGCGAGCTGGGCGTGGATTGCGAACTGATCTACAACGCCGAGCGGACCAAGGCCAATCTGTTGGCCTCGGTCGGCCCGAGCGTGGCCGGCGGCATCGTGCTGTCCGGTCACACCGACGTGGTGCCGGTGGACGGTCAGGCGTGGACGGTCGAGCCGTTCTGCCTGAGCGAGGCGGGCGGCAAGCTGTATGGGCGCGGCACCGCGGACATGAAAGGTTATCTGGCCTCGGTGCTGGCGGCGGTGCCGATGTTTCTCGCCAGCCCCTTGAAGCGCCCGGTGCATTTGGCGTTTTCCTATGACGAAGAGGTCGGTTGCCTCGGCGTGCGCGGCTTGCTCGAAGTGCTGCCGCAACGCATCCCGGCACCGGCCTTGTGCCTGATCGGCGAGCCGACCGAACTCAAGCCGGTGCTCGGCCACAAGGGCAAGCTGGCGATGCGTTGCCACGTGCGCGGCGCGGCCTGTCATTCGGCCTACGCGCCTTATGGGGTCAATGCCATCGAGCAGGCCGCGCGCCTGATCGGCCGGCTGGGTGACATCGGCACCACCCTGGCGCGCCCGCAGTTGCACGACAAACGCTTCGATCCGGCGTTCTCCACCGTGCAGGTCGGGGTGATCCAGGGCGGTACGGCGCTGAACATCGTGCCCGCCGATTGCCGTTTCGATTTCGAGATCCGCGCCTTGCCGGACTTCGCCCCGCAAGTAGTCGTCGACGAGTTGCAGGACTACGCCGAGCAGACGTTGCTGCCGGCCATGCAGGCCGTGGACAGCGATACCGGCATCCGCTTTGAAAAAATCTCGGCCTATCCCGGCCTGGCGACACCGACCGACAGCGCCGCAGCCCGACTGATTGCCCAACTGTGCGGCAGCGACGAGTTCAGCACCGTGGCCTTTGGCACCGAAGGCGGGCTGTTCGACCAGGCCGGTATCCCGTCGGTGGTCTGCGGTCCCGGCAGCATGGACCAGGGGCACAAGCCCGATGAATTTGTCAGCGTCGAACAGATGGCGGCCTGTGACCGCCTGATGGATCGCCTGGCGGCTTACTTGAGTGAATCCGAACACCCATAACAACAACGGGCCACAAGGCCCGAGGAAGCGATCCATGTCCAGATCCTTGCGTTGCAGTGTTCCGTTTGCCCTGGCGTTGTTGAGTGCCAGTGCGTGGGCGGCCCCCCAGGACCTCACCGTGATTTCCTTCGGTGGCGCGACCAAACAGGCCCAGGATAAGGCCTATTTCCAGCCCTTCAACGCCAGCGGCGCGGGCAACATCATCGCCGGTGAGTACAACGGCGAGCTGTCGAAGATCAAGGCCATGGTTTCGGCCGGTCACACCAGTTGGGACGTGGTGGAAGTCGAAAGCCCCGAGTTGTTGCGCGGCTGCGAGGAAGGCCTGTTCGAGAAGCTCGACGCGGGGCGCTTCGGTGATGCGGCGAACTTCGTGCCCGGTGCGCTGACCGAATGCGGGGTGGCCACTTACGTCTGGTCGATGGTCATGGCCTTTGACCAGAGCAAGCAGGCCAAGGCGCCGCAGTCCTGGGCGGACTTCTGGAACGTCGCCGACTTCCCGGGCAAGCGTGGTTTGCGCAAGAGTGCCAAGTACACCCTGGAAATCGCCTTGCTGGCTGACGGCGTCAAGGCGGATGACATCTACAAGGTCCTGAACACGCCCCAAGGCGTGACGCGGGCCTTTGCCAAGCTCGACCAGATCAAGCCGAACATCCAGTGGTGGGAGGCGGGCGCCCAGCCGGCGCAATGGCTGGTGGCCGGCGACGTGGTGATGAGCGCGGCCTACAACGGCCGGATCGCCTCGGCGCAGAAGGAAGGCATGAAGCTGAGCATCGTCTGGCCGCAGAGCCTGTACGACCCGGAATACTGGGCGGTGGTCAAGGGCACGCCGAACAAGGCGCTGGCGGAAAACTTCATCGCGTTTGCCAGTCAGCCGCAGAGGCAAAAAGTCTTCTCGGAAAACATCCCTTACGGGCCTGTGCATCGCCAGACCCTGCCATTGCTGCCCAAAGCCGTGCAGGAGCAACTGCCGACCGCCGAAGCCAACCTGGCCGGCGCCCGAGCGGTGGATGCGGAGTTCTGGGTCGACCACGGCGAAGAGCTCGAACAGCGCTTCAATGCCTGGGCTGCGCGATAACTCAGCCAACACACACACCCTTGTGGGAGCGGGCTTGCTCGCGAAGAGGCCATCAGGTCCAACATTGAAGTGCCTGACAAACGCAGAACCCTGTAGGAGCGGGCTTGCTCGCGATGAGGCCCTCAGATCCAACATCTTCGTTGGCTGACCCACCGCCATCGCGGGCAAGCTCCTACAGGTTTCTCGGTTGTTCGCAAAATTTGTGGTCAACCCTTTACCCCTGTGGGAGCGGGCTTGCTCGCGAAGAGGCCATCAGGTCCAACATTGAAGTGCCTGACAAACGCAGAACCCTGTAGGAGCGGGCTTGCTCGCGATGAGGCCATCAGATCCAGCATCTTCGTTGGCTGACACACCGCCATCGCGGGCAAGCCCGCTCCTACAGGGGTTTTGTCTTTGGCTTGATTTTGTCTTTAATTGGTTTTTCCTGCTGATAAATAGCCATTACCGCGCAATATTTTTTAACGTTTAAAGGCACAAATTAACTAATTTTCCTCCCGCTGCTCTTTGTCCATGATCGCCTCCTACAAGAAATGCGCCGTTCCGTCCGCGCACACCGAAGTACGAACACGTACTCATCCTTGCTTTGGAGTTCGTCATGTCCACCACCGCTTCATCCGCCCCGCTCATCGAGAAACACACGATCGGGTACGTCCCCCCTGAGGATCGCCACGGAAAGGTCAAAGATCTGTTCACCCTGTGGTTCGGCGGCAACATCGCACCACTGCCCATCGTCACCGGCGCGCTCGGCGTGCAGTTGTTCCACCTGAACCTGGTCTGGGGCATTGTCGCGATCATCGTCGGCCACCTGGTCGGCGGAGTGCTGATGGCGCTGCACTCGGCGCAGGGCCCGCAGATGGGCATTCCGCAGATGATCCAGAGCCGCGCGCAGTTCGGTTCGTTGGGTGCGTTGCTGGTGGTGGTGATTGCCGGCGTGATGTACATCGGCTTCTTCGCTTCCAACATCGTCCTCGCCGGCAAGTCGCTGCATGGCGTGGTCGAGAGCGTGCCGGTGTCGGTCGGCATCGTCCTCGGCGGGCTCGGATCGGGGATCATCGGCATCATTGGCTACCGCTTCATCCACGTGCTCAATCGCATCGGCACCTGGGTGCTGGGGCTGGGCATCGTGCTGGGCTTCGGCTACATCCTGACCCATGTGCAGACCGACGACTTCCTCACCCGTGGCAGTTTCAACATTTCCGGCTGGCTGGCCACGGTGTCGCTGGCGGCACTCTGGCAGATCGCATTCGCGCCCTACGTGTCCGACTATTCGCGCTACCTGCCCAAGGACGTGAAAGTCAGTTCGACCTTCTGGGCGACTTACCTCGGCTCGTCGCTGGGTTCGATCCTGTCCTTTGTGTTCGGCGCTGTCGCCGTGTTGGCAACGCCGGTGGGCATGGACACCATGGACGCCGTGAAGTTGGCCACCGGTGCCATCGGCCCGTTGATGCTGGTGCTGTTCCTGCTCAGCGTGATCAGCCACAACGCGTTGAACCTGTATGGCTCCGTGCTCTCGGTGATCACCCTGCTGCAAACCTTCGCCCACCGCTGGATTCCGACGGCACAGAGCCGGGCGGTGCTGTCGCTGATCATCCTCGCCGGTTGCTGCGTGGCGGCCATCGGTGCCTCGGCGGATTTCATCGGGCATTTCGTCGACCTGGTGCTGGCGTTGCTGGTGGTGCTGGTGCCGTGGACAGCGATCAACCTCATCGACTTCTACGCGATTCACAAGGGCGACTACGACATCGCCTCGATCTTCCGCGTCGACGGCGGCATCTATGGCCGCTTCAACCCGCAGGCACTGCTGGCCTATGCCATCGGCATCGTGGTGCAGATCCCGTTCATGAACACGCCGATCTACACCGGTCCCGTGGCGGTGCATATCGACGGTGCGGACCTGTCGTGGCTGGTCGGCCTGATCGTGACCACGCCGCTGTACTACTGGCTGGCGAACCGTGACACGGCTTACCGTCGCCGGCAGAACATGGCAGGTGTGATGACGGGCAACATGTAATGACGGTTGGAACAGGCGTACCGCGTTGAAAGGATTGTGTAATTGGCGATAGCTGTTTTTCGGGCGTATGGCTATGCTCAGCGAGTTTGCCAAACGCCAATGATAAACAACCACAGTGAAGCCATGAGCCAATCAGACACGCGTGCGACTGTTCTAGCGCTGTATCCAGAAGACTCCCGCGAGGCGGCGGCATTGCTCAAGCAGGCAGTGCCGCTGATGGTTCGTCACAACATTCCGCCCAACCCGGTGCACTACGCGCTCTGGTACACCTACAGCAAAGGCCAGGAGCCGGAGCTCAACCGGCACCTGGACCGGGTGGTCAACGACTTCGATTACTTCCCGCCGGAGTCCGCCACCAAGCTGTTTCGCGAGTACATCATCCGCGATGAGCTGGCGGACGCCCGTTCCGGACAGCAGGACGCGATCAACCTGGTCGACGACATGGAGCGCGATGTTTCGCGCAGCGTGAAGGGCAACCAGAATTTCCAGGCCAGCCTCGGCCAATACCTGCAAATGCTCGAAGAACCGGCCAGCGAACGCTTGCCGAGCATCCTGATCCAGCTGCAACAGAGCACCCAGCTGATGCAGAGTCAGCAGGAGCACTTCCTCTCCCAGTTGCAGTCCGCGCAGCATGAGATCAAAAGCCTGCGCGACAAGCTGGAGCGCGCCCAGTTGGCGGCGACCCTCGATGGCCTGACCGAATTGCTCAACCGCAGCACCTTCAACCGCAAGCTTGAGCAGGCGATGAACAGCGCGCCAGCAGGCGTGGCGCTGGTGATGCTGGATATCGACCACTTCAAGCAATTCAACGACCAGTACGGCCATCCCCTGGGCGACCGCGTGCTTCAGCATGTCGCCCAGGTGCTGCGCGATTCGCTGCCCGGCGAAGCGTTCGCGGCGCGTTATGGCGGAGAAGAGTTTTGCGTGGTGCTCAAGGATTGCCCGGACCTGGCGGCTGCCGGCGTTTTTGCCGAGCGCCTGCGCCTGAAAATCCAGTCGCTGCGGGTCAAGGCCCGGAGTACCGACACGGTGCTGGATACCATCACCGCGTCGTTCGGCGTGGCCCATGCCCAACCCGGCGACACCCCGGAAAGCCTGCTGACCCGCGCCGACGACGCGCTGTACCAGGCCAAGCGCAACGGGCGAAACCAGGTACGGCAAGTAACCACTTAAAGGACGAACCCCCCAGCCCCTGTGGCGAGGGAGCTTGCTCCCGCTGGGCTGCGCAGCGGCCCCAAAACCGGATCAATCAGGTAGCACCGAGCAAACAGGGTTTGCGACTGCTGCGCAGCCGAACGGGAGCAAGCTCCCTCGCCACGGGTTGTTTGTTGCTCATTCCATCCGCCGTTTAGCCGAGGATGAAGTAGACCTTGCGCACCGTGGTGAGGTTTTCCCAGGTGCCATTGAATCCGCTGGCGACCACGAAGGAATCACCGGGGCCGAACGTGCGCGCGACGCCCTCGGCATCGGTCAGGCGCACTGTGCCTTCGAGAATGTGACACAGCTCATCGTAATCGCACTGGCAACGCTCGCGGTGCGGTCCCGCCTCCCAGATGCCGGCCACGGCGTTTTTCTCAGGCGCCACGAAGTGCCGCCAACTCTTGCTGCGATAAGGCGCGTCGACCACGGCCGGGTCGTTGATTTCGGTTTCACGGGGGACAAGGTCACTGGCGAAGTCGATGACGTGCCGGGGCAGGGCTGTGGACATGGTGGTCTCCGGATCAGGAATCGAAGCCGATGCCGAAGGCATCGAAGGTCTTGAGCAGCAGGTCGCGGTGACCGTCGCGGTCTTCGCGCGCCAGTGAGCGTTGGGCCAGTTTCACGCCGACATAACGCAAGGGTTCGGGCGGAAAGCGGAAGGGCGCCTTGGAGGTCATCAGCAGCTCGGTACGCTCGGTGCGCTCGCCGGCCAACAGGTCGAGCATGTTCAACGCGGCGAAGCGGCTGGCGGACACCCCTTGCCCGGTGAAGCCCAGGGCATAGGCGACGCGGCCCTGGTGCTCGCAACCGGTGAACATCGTGGTGCGTGCGGAGGTGTCGATGATGCCGCCCCAGGCATGGCTGAAGCGCACATCGCGCAGGGCCGGGAAGGTCTGCTGAAACTGCTCGGCCAGGCGCTGAAAGCTTTGTGGGCGCTGGGTCAGGGCCTCGTCGCGGCGTCCGCCGAAATGGTAGATGGCGTCATAACCGGCCCAGAGAATGCGGTTGTCGGCGGTCTTGCGCAGATAGTGGAACTGGTTTCCGGCGTCGGCGATGCCGTAGCGGCCGGTCCAGCCGATGGCTGCCAGTTGTGCATCGCGCAGTGGCTCCGTGACCAGTGAGTAGTCATAGACCGGGATCACGCTCGATGCCAGATGACCGAGCAGCGGCGGGGCGATGTTGGTGGCGAGGGCGATCTGCCCGGCGATGATTTCGCCATTGGCTGTGCGCAGGCGCACGTTGTCCTTGTCCGCATCCAGTTGCACAACAGGGCTGTTTTCGAACAGTTGAATCCCTTGTTCCAGGCAAACGCGGCGCAGTTCAGCGGCCATTTTTGCCGGGTTGAGCAAGGCGTAGTTGGGTTCGAACAAGCCGGCCGCATAGGTCGGGGAGTCGAGTTTCTCTGCCAGTTCCTTGCCTTCGAGCCACTGGCAATCGATGCCGAAGCGGGCATAGTTGCGTTGCATCGAGCGCAGCCCATCGACCTGCCACGGCCGGGCCGCGACGTTGAGTTTGCCCTGGCGTTCGAACTCGACCTGCATGCCGAAACGATCGAGGTCGGCGGCCAGCTCATCGAGGTTCTGCCGGCCCAGGCGAATCAACTGCTGCGCTTCATCCGGCCAGCGCTTGAGCGCGTTGGATACCCCATGGGAGATGCTCGGCGCGCAGAAACCGCCGTTGCGTCCGCTGGCCTCACCGCCGCAACGGCGCGCCTCGATGATCGCGATGCTCATGCCCGGGTTGCGCTGGCGTGCTAGCAGCGCCGTCCACAATCCGGTGAATCCGCCGCCGACCACCGCCAGGTCGCATTGCACAGTGCCGGTGACGGACGGTGCGGCAGGCGGTGGGGTGACGGTGTCCTGCCAGAAGGGATGGGGCAGGACATGGTCAAGCGCATCGAGATGCGATGGGGCATTCATGCTGAAACTCCGGCGTGTGTCGGGCAGCGACGATGGCGTTCGCTTGCCCGATGGTTTTTGTTGTTTTGGCTAGAGGTCGAGAATGGCGCGGGCGGCAATCTCGGTGCCGCGGGTCGCCTGCATGCGCTCGCTGAACGCGGTGAGGCGTTGTTTCATCGCCTGGTCGGCCAGCAGCTGTTCAAGCGCGGCGGGCAGCGCGGCCACGGGATCGGCAAAGCGCGGCAGGTAGCGGCCGACGCCGACTTCCTCGGCGCGGGCGGCGTTGTCGTGACCGTCCCAGCAATAGGGAATGATCAGCGACGGCAGGCCGAAATACAGCGCTTCGCAGAAGCTGTTGTTGCCGCCGTGGTGGATGAACACATCGCACTCCTTGAGCACCGCCGGCTGGGCAAACCAGCTGTCCAGGTACACGTTGTCCGGCACGGTGGTGTACATGTCGCGGTAGGCGCCGACGTTGACCAGGAAGCGATAAGGCAAGGTTTCGATCGTGCTGATCAGGCGCTTCATCATCCCGGTGTCGGCGGCGCCGAGGCTGCCGAAGCTGAGATAGATCAGCGGCGCGTCGTTGTGCCGAGGAAAGTCCGGGACGATGTACGGCGCTTCGCGGCGCACACAACCGTCGAGGTAGACGTAGCGCTGCGGGTCCAGCGGTTGCTGGCGTTCATAGCGCACCGGTGTCGGCGACAGCAGCAGGTTCAGCCACGGCGAATCGGTGAGGAATTGTCCCGGTGGGCACGGCGCGGTGCCGTTACTCAGGAGAAACTGCGAAAAGCGTTCATGGGCCGGTGCGATAGCCTTGAGGTACTGCTCGGTGTAACCCTCGCAGGCCTGGGGGTCACTGGCCAGGCACCCGGACAGGTACGGCGGAACGGCGGCATCCGGCAGTTCGGTTTCGGCGCAGGACACCACTCGCACCCACGGGCAGCCGGCGTTGGCGATGGCCGGGAACATCACCACGTTGTCGAGCACGATCACGTCCGGCTTCAAGCGGCTGAGCAACTGCTGCAGCGGCTTTTCCGACTCGATGGCGGTGTCGATGATCGCTTCCCAGGCCGGCGCCACGTAGCTGTCGATCTGTGCCAGCGGGGTCTGGTCGAAGTACGGGATGCTGCGCTCGATGAAGCGCTCCCAGTAGTGCTGGTGTTCCGCCGCCGACAACGGGCTCACTTGCGGAATCGGGTATTCGTCGAAACCGTATTCGGCGAACAGCCCCTGGAAATGCTCATGACAGATGAACACCGGCTTGGCGCCCAGTTCACGCAGCGACTGAGCGATACCAATGCAGTTCAAGGCCGCGCCGAAACTGGCTTCCGGAAACAGGGCGATCAGTTTTTGTTTTTGCATGGCGAGGGACTGTCCATGGCGGGTCAGACCCGCCGCTCCTGAAGGTGTTTTTGATGCTGTCTTATTTTCAAAAAAAAATCATCATGTTTTTTCGAATCGGTTAGCGACGCCCGAACAGATGACTTTGCGGGATGCCACGGTTGGCGGTTTGCGGGCGTTGCGCGGCGCTCAGGCGCAGGTGCAGGCGCAGCAGGTCGGCGGCGATCTCCATCTGCCCACGCTCGATCTGCGCAATGATCTGCAGGTGCTCGCGCAGGGCTTCCTGCAGGCGGTGCACGCTCACCGACGGCAGCAGGTTCGGCAGGCGGCGCAAGCCTTGGTGCTGGAGCAGGGCGTCGCTGATGAAGCGGTTGCCGCAGCTCTGGGCCAGCAGTTCGTGGAAGCTGATGTCCAGCTCGCGAAACTGCTGCAGATCGAAGTCTTCCACGGGGCGGGCGAGCAGGCTTTGCATGGCGCTGCGCAACAGTGCCAGGCGTTGCGGGTCGGCATTGAAGCTCGGGCTGAGCAGGGCTTCGGGCTCGAGGATCAGGCGGAATTTCAGGCTTTCTTCGAGGGCTGCGAGGCTGTTCAGCGACGGGCGAAACAGCCAGGACTGGCCGGGGCCGCGCTCGATGGCCTGGCTTTCGCTCAATTGCTGCAGGGCTTTTTGCGCCGCCGGCCGGCCGATGTCGTAGCGGCGCATCAGTTCGCTGATGCTGATGCTGTCGCCCAGGCGCCCGGCCATGCGGTCGCGCAGAACCGAGGCGGCCAGTTCTTCTTCCTCGGCTTGCGGCAAGGCGGCGTTGAATGCCGAGCCAGCCGGGGATGCCAACAGGGTGTAACCCTTGCCGGCCTCATGGCTCAGTAGATTCTCTTCCAGCAGCACTTTCAGTGCACCGCGAATCAGCGTGCGCGAGACCTGGAACGTGCGGGCCAGGGCCTGTTCGGCCACCGGATCGCCGGCCACCAGGCCGCTTTCCTGGGTGTGCTCGAGGATGCGCCGGGCCAGTTCGAGGTGATTGGTGCGCGGTTTTTTTTCGGCTGTCGTGCTCAAGCGTCTTTTCTCGTTGTGAACCGCTGTGGGACTCAGTTGCTCATCTTATGTCATGCGCCGGTTGGACGTCAGGCCGGAAAAAATGCGTTGACATCTTTTGATACTGGTCCTAATTTCTAAAAAAAAACACCAGCAATCGTTTCTCGTTTTGCCGTACTGCCTTCGAACACAACAATAAACAATCGTCGGGTGAGTATTTATGAGCAAGCTGAATGATCTTCTGTGCGCGGGATTGGCCGTTTCCCTGGCGATCGCCTCACAGGCTGCAAGTGCAAAAGACATGGTGATTTCCATCTGGGACGGCTACATGGCCCCGGATGCGCTGGAGAAGTTCAAGGCTGCCAGCGGTGTGGACGTCGACAAGGCGCTGCACGCCACCAACGAAGAAATCATGGGCAAG contains:
- a CDS encoding RidA family protein; the encoded protein is MPTHTRIRMFNTKDTYPNQTLDNDLCQAVRAGNTVYVRGQVGTDFNGQLVGLGDPRAQAEQAMRNVKQLLEEAGSDMSHIVKTTTYLIDPRYREPVYQEVGKWLKGVFPISTGLVVSALGQPQWLMEIDVIAVIPE
- a CDS encoding DUF1028 domain-containing protein translates to MTFSIVGRCAETGQLGIAISSSSIAVGARCPWLRAGVGAVSSQNITLPALGPQILDELANGSAPPQALDHSLTRNGYSQYRQVAVVDAQGRTAVFSGNHALGINNAVAGDQCVAAGNLLANSGVIEAMVAAFENSEGCLATRLMNALQAGQDAGGEAGAVHSAALSVVGDLTWPIVDLRVDWADENPIGELGKLWTAYEPQLQDYLTRALNPTLAPAYGVPGDE
- the argE gene encoding acetylornithine deacetylase, which encodes MSELRSRAMLARLIGFATVSRDSNLELIEFVRDYLRELGVDCELIYNAERTKANLLASVGPSVAGGIVLSGHTDVVPVDGQAWTVEPFCLSEAGGKLYGRGTADMKGYLASVLAAVPMFLASPLKRPVHLAFSYDEEVGCLGVRGLLEVLPQRIPAPALCLIGEPTELKPVLGHKGKLAMRCHVRGAACHSAYAPYGVNAIEQAARLIGRLGDIGTTLARPQLHDKRFDPAFSTVQVGVIQGGTALNIVPADCRFDFEIRALPDFAPQVVVDELQDYAEQTLLPAMQAVDSDTGIRFEKISAYPGLATPTDSAAARLIAQLCGSDEFSTVAFGTEGGLFDQAGIPSVVCGPGSMDQGHKPDEFVSVEQMAACDRLMDRLAAYLSESEHP
- a CDS encoding ABC transporter substrate-binding protein, giving the protein MSRSLRCSVPFALALLSASAWAAPQDLTVISFGGATKQAQDKAYFQPFNASGAGNIIAGEYNGELSKIKAMVSAGHTSWDVVEVESPELLRGCEEGLFEKLDAGRFGDAANFVPGALTECGVATYVWSMVMAFDQSKQAKAPQSWADFWNVADFPGKRGLRKSAKYTLEIALLADGVKADDIYKVLNTPQGVTRAFAKLDQIKPNIQWWEAGAQPAQWLVAGDVVMSAAYNGRIASAQKEGMKLSIVWPQSLYDPEYWAVVKGTPNKALAENFIAFASQPQRQKVFSENIPYGPVHRQTLPLLPKAVQEQLPTAEANLAGARAVDAEFWVDHGEELEQRFNAWAAR
- a CDS encoding purine-cytosine permease family protein — protein: MSTTASSAPLIEKHTIGYVPPEDRHGKVKDLFTLWFGGNIAPLPIVTGALGVQLFHLNLVWGIVAIIVGHLVGGVLMALHSAQGPQMGIPQMIQSRAQFGSLGALLVVVIAGVMYIGFFASNIVLAGKSLHGVVESVPVSVGIVLGGLGSGIIGIIGYRFIHVLNRIGTWVLGLGIVLGFGYILTHVQTDDFLTRGSFNISGWLATVSLAALWQIAFAPYVSDYSRYLPKDVKVSSTFWATYLGSSLGSILSFVFGAVAVLATPVGMDTMDAVKLATGAIGPLMLVLFLLSVISHNALNLYGSVLSVITLLQTFAHRWIPTAQSRAVLSLIILAGCCVAAIGASADFIGHFVDLVLALLVVLVPWTAINLIDFYAIHKGDYDIASIFRVDGGIYGRFNPQALLAYAIGIVVQIPFMNTPIYTGPVAVHIDGADLSWLVGLIVTTPLYYWLANRDTAYRRRQNMAGVMTGNM
- a CDS encoding GGDEF domain-containing protein, giving the protein MSQSDTRATVLALYPEDSREAAALLKQAVPLMVRHNIPPNPVHYALWYTYSKGQEPELNRHLDRVVNDFDYFPPESATKLFREYIIRDELADARSGQQDAINLVDDMERDVSRSVKGNQNFQASLGQYLQMLEEPASERLPSILIQLQQSTQLMQSQQEHFLSQLQSAQHEIKSLRDKLERAQLAATLDGLTELLNRSTFNRKLEQAMNSAPAGVALVMLDIDHFKQFNDQYGHPLGDRVLQHVAQVLRDSLPGEAFAARYGGEEFCVVLKDCPDLAAAGVFAERLRLKIQSLRVKARSTDTVLDTITASFGVAHAQPGDTPESLLTRADDALYQAKRNGRNQVRQVTT
- a CDS encoding cupin domain-containing protein translates to MSTALPRHVIDFASDLVPRETEINDPAVVDAPYRSKSWRHFVAPEKNAVAGIWEAGPHRERCQCDYDELCHILEGTVRLTDAEGVARTFGPGDSFVVASGFNGTWENLTTVRKVYFILG
- a CDS encoding FAD-dependent oxidoreductase; this encodes MNAPSHLDALDHVLPHPFWQDTVTPPPAAPSVTGTVQCDLAVVGGGFTGLWTALLARQRNPGMSIAIIEARRCGGEASGRNGGFCAPSISHGVSNALKRWPDEAQQLIRLGRQNLDELAADLDRFGMQVEFERQGKLNVAARPWQVDGLRSMQRNYARFGIDCQWLEGKELAEKLDSPTYAAGLFEPNYALLNPAKMAAELRRVCLEQGIQLFENSPVVQLDADKDNVRLRTANGEIIAGQIALATNIAPPLLGHLASSVIPVYDYSLVTEPLRDAQLAAIGWTGRYGIADAGNQFHYLRKTADNRILWAGYDAIYHFGGRRDEALTQRPQSFQRLAEQFQQTFPALRDVRFSHAWGGIIDTSARTTMFTGCEHQGRVAYALGFTGQGVSASRFAALNMLDLLAGERTERTELLMTSKAPFRFPPEPLRYVGVKLAQRSLAREDRDGHRDLLLKTFDAFGIGFDS
- a CDS encoding glycosyltransferase, encoding MQKQKLIALFPEASFGAALNCIGIAQSLRELGAKPVFICHEHFQGLFAEYGFDEYPIPQVSPLSAAEHQHYWERFIERSIPYFDQTPLAQIDSYVAPAWEAIIDTAIESEKPLQQLLSRLKPDVIVLDNVVMFPAIANAGCPWVRVVSCAETELPDAAVPPYLSGCLASDPQACEGYTEQYLKAIAPAHERFSQFLLSNGTAPCPPGQFLTDSPWLNLLLSPTPVRYERQQPLDPQRYVYLDGCVRREAPYIVPDFPRHNDAPLIYLSFGSLGAADTGMMKRLISTIETLPYRFLVNVGAYRDMYTTVPDNVYLDSWFAQPAVLKECDVFIHHGGNNSFCEALYFGLPSLIIPYCWDGHDNAARAEEVGVGRYLPRFADPVAALPAALEQLLADQAMKQRLTAFSERMQATRGTEIAARAILDL
- a CDS encoding GntR family transcriptional regulator, which encodes MSTTAEKKPRTNHLELARRILEHTQESGLVAGDPVAEQALARTFQVSRTLIRGALKVLLEENLLSHEAGKGYTLLASPAGSAFNAALPQAEEEELAASVLRDRMAGRLGDSISISELMRRYDIGRPAAQKALQQLSESQAIERGPGQSWLFRPSLNSLAALEESLKFRLILEPEALLSPSFNADPQRLALLRSAMQSLLARPVEDFDLQQFRELDISFHELLAQSCGNRFISDALLQHQGLRRLPNLLPSVSVHRLQEALREHLQIIAQIERGQMEIAADLLRLHLRLSAAQRPQTANRGIPQSHLFGRR